One window from the genome of Labilithrix sp. encodes:
- a CDS encoding ATP-binding cassette domain-containing protein, whose amino-acid sequence MPDEIVVLRQIRKSFGEQEILKGIDLVARKNETTVIIGGSGAGKTTLLRIIVGLERATSGHIFIDGEDVTRVSERDLNRVRMKFGMVYQYAALLDSISVFDNVAFPLVEHTKLSKKEIRERVMGKLEILGLDPNVVAPKFPSQLSGGMRKRVGLARALMLEPPILVYDEPTSGLDPLTSRLVDDLIEEMRQRFGVTSIVISHDIASCFRIAHQAVLVIQGQVEAAGPPDALLAGDSQVARDFIRNSAVDTANVSRVSDSTTPQNSSGGSEK is encoded by the coding sequence ATGCCGGACGAGATCGTCGTCCTGCGGCAGATCCGGAAGTCCTTCGGCGAGCAGGAGATCCTCAAGGGGATCGATCTGGTCGCGAGGAAGAACGAGACCACCGTCATCATCGGCGGCTCCGGCGCGGGCAAGACCACGCTCCTCCGCATCATCGTCGGCCTCGAGCGCGCGACGAGCGGCCACATCTTCATCGACGGCGAGGACGTCACGCGCGTGTCGGAGCGGGACCTCAACCGCGTCCGCATGAAGTTCGGGATGGTCTACCAGTACGCGGCGCTCCTCGACTCGATCAGCGTCTTCGACAACGTCGCGTTCCCGCTCGTCGAGCACACGAAGCTCTCGAAGAAGGAGATCAGGGAGCGCGTGATGGGCAAGCTCGAGATCCTCGGGCTCGATCCGAACGTCGTCGCGCCGAAGTTTCCGTCGCAGCTCTCGGGCGGCATGCGCAAGCGCGTCGGCCTCGCGCGCGCGCTCATGCTCGAGCCGCCGATCCTCGTCTACGACGAGCCGACCTCGGGCCTCGATCCGCTCACGAGCCGCCTCGTCGACGACCTCATCGAGGAGATGCGGCAGCGCTTCGGCGTGACGAGCATCGTGATCTCGCACGACATCGCGAGCTGCTTCCGCATCGCGCACCAGGCCGTTTTGGTGATCCAGGGGCAGGTCGAAGCGGCCGGTCCGCCCGACGCGCTCCTCGCCGGCGACAGCCAGGTAGCCCGCGATTTCATTCGAAACTCCGCGGTCGACACCGCCAACGTGAGCCGCGTGAGCGACAGCACCACACCGCAAAATTCCAGTGGCGGATCAGAAAAGTGA
- a CDS encoding DUF4190 domain-containing protein, translating into MRHLPMQQTDAKAVISVLLGLTSFVLGPATGIPAVIVGSIARRDIARSNGTLTGNTIAGAGTLAGFFGMGFFAVVFLWLGTAVLAPSTDAALMTVDDSSAQAKVTAPVRPAPERIELEPFHPTTR; encoded by the coding sequence ATGCGGCACTTGCCCATGCAGCAGACGGACGCGAAGGCGGTCATCTCCGTGCTGCTGGGGCTCACGAGCTTCGTGCTCGGCCCCGCGACGGGCATCCCCGCCGTCATCGTCGGCTCGATCGCGCGCCGCGACATCGCGCGCTCGAACGGCACGCTCACCGGCAACACCATCGCCGGCGCGGGGACGCTCGCGGGCTTCTTCGGGATGGGCTTCTTCGCCGTCGTGTTCCTCTGGCTCGGCACCGCGGTCCTCGCGCCGTCGACCGACGCCGCGCTAATGACGGTCGACGACTCCTCCGCGCAGGCGAAGGTCACCGCGCCGGTCCGCCCGGCGCCCGAGCGCATCGAGCTCGAGCCGTTTCACCCGACGACGCGCTGA
- a CDS encoding polysaccharide deacetylase family protein has protein sequence MRLASVSVDLDEIHHYFEIHGVTPRGGAGTLVYDVAIDRLRGLADAGGFPLTLFAIGRDLERSASRDRLRAAALDGHEIANHSLDHRYDLVRLGKEEIRRQVVHGAAAIEAACGKRPVGFRAPGYTVSDEVFEVLAEEDVAYDASVFPCPAYWTAKTAAIGLIALRGRRSRSIVDTPNVLRAPTRPYRTGTPYWRRGGGVLEIPVQVTRGLRLPFIGTSVTLAGPTRARWLAKMCVGEPLVNLELHGIDVLDAADGLEELLPHQPDVRVAQARKVDAILAACAELAAAGYTFVTMREAAATFA, from the coding sequence GTGCGCCTCGCGTCGGTCAGCGTCGACCTCGACGAGATCCATCACTACTTCGAGATCCACGGCGTCACGCCACGTGGCGGGGCCGGCACGCTCGTCTACGACGTCGCGATCGACCGCCTCCGCGGCCTCGCCGACGCGGGCGGGTTCCCGCTGACGCTCTTCGCGATCGGTCGCGACCTCGAGCGCTCCGCGTCGCGCGATCGGCTGCGCGCGGCGGCGCTGGACGGTCACGAGATCGCGAACCACTCGCTCGATCACCGCTACGACCTCGTTCGCCTCGGCAAGGAGGAGATCCGGCGGCAGGTCGTCCACGGCGCCGCCGCGATCGAAGCGGCGTGCGGCAAGCGCCCGGTCGGCTTTCGCGCGCCGGGCTACACCGTCAGCGACGAGGTCTTCGAGGTCCTCGCCGAGGAAGACGTCGCCTACGACGCGTCGGTGTTCCCGTGCCCCGCGTACTGGACCGCGAAGACGGCCGCGATCGGGCTCATCGCGCTGCGCGGCCGGCGGAGCCGCTCGATCGTCGACACCCCGAACGTCCTCCGCGCGCCGACGCGGCCGTACCGCACCGGCACGCCGTACTGGCGGCGCGGCGGCGGCGTGCTCGAGATCCCGGTCCAGGTCACGCGCGGCCTCCGCCTCCCGTTCATCGGCACCTCCGTGACGCTCGCCGGCCCGACGCGCGCGCGCTGGCTCGCGAAGATGTGCGTGGGTGAGCCGCTCGTGAACCTCGAGCTGCACGGGATCGACGTCCTCGACGCCGCCGACGGCCTCGAGGAGCTCCTGCCCCATCAGCCCGACGTCCGCGTCGCGCAGGCGCGGAAGGTCGACGCGATCCTCGCGGCGTGCGCCGAGCTAGCGGCGGCGGGCTACACTTTCGTGACGATGCGCGAAGCCGCGGCGACGTTCGCGTGA
- a CDS encoding DUF4139 domain-containing protein: MRTFLVAAAAFALAGCGTAAMPRNTAPSAAAKTPPSPGRVVVYRNGVAYVERFADVEGETMTLAVPREKVDDLLKSLTVSDLATGEPVPVSYVPNGDEGGLMALKIGGKPTPTKRRLRLTYVTGAPAWKPSYRVVVGKTGEVELQAWAIVDNASGEDWKDVRLGVGASSAMSFRFDLRGLKVVEREALSYNDQFAQQRAVAKAAAHAPAAAAAALEHDDGALSGPPSTEPIGTSHFESDAPMTVPKGTSAMVAILKAATEGEVVYLYDPTNPRGDARFPYRTIRFRNPSDGALESGPVSVFGDGRFVGEGLADPVPAKSIAFVPFALDRQIAVDQTTSERDEITRIAGVSHGVFKTDIKHTRKKTFAFTNRMGERATVYLKYAVTPGYKLAKFPDTRSPAPGASDSSDHLADASLFKVDLEPNGSAEVEIEEATAFPRNTDIRAAGALELVRAYLAKSDDALKTRVEHLKDLGLTMAKTEDQITVTQHSIREEQTRIEELKNQLATLKAVKSGGALAQTLEKKLAELTAKNSARTVEVVALQEKLMVAQVELQAAVADLTFDGDTKKVASAP; the protein is encoded by the coding sequence ATGCGCACCTTCTTGGTCGCAGCCGCCGCGTTCGCGCTGGCGGGCTGCGGGACCGCGGCGATGCCGCGAAACACGGCTCCTTCCGCGGCCGCGAAGACGCCGCCGTCCCCCGGCCGCGTCGTCGTCTACCGGAACGGCGTCGCCTACGTCGAGCGCTTCGCCGACGTCGAGGGCGAGACGATGACCCTCGCCGTCCCGCGCGAGAAGGTCGACGACTTGCTGAAGTCGCTGACCGTCTCCGACCTCGCGACCGGCGAGCCCGTGCCCGTCTCCTACGTGCCGAACGGCGACGAGGGCGGGCTCATGGCGCTGAAGATCGGCGGCAAGCCGACGCCGACGAAGCGCCGGCTTCGCCTCACGTACGTGACGGGCGCGCCGGCGTGGAAGCCGAGCTACCGCGTCGTGGTCGGCAAGACGGGGGAGGTGGAGCTCCAGGCGTGGGCGATCGTCGACAACGCCTCGGGCGAGGACTGGAAGGACGTCCGCCTCGGGGTGGGGGCGAGCTCGGCGATGAGCTTCCGCTTCGATCTCCGCGGCCTCAAGGTGGTCGAGCGCGAGGCGCTCTCTTACAACGATCAGTTCGCGCAGCAGCGCGCGGTCGCGAAAGCGGCCGCACACGCCCCGGCCGCCGCGGCGGCGGCGCTCGAGCACGACGACGGGGCGCTGTCGGGACCGCCGAGCACGGAGCCGATCGGGACCTCGCACTTCGAGTCGGATGCGCCGATGACGGTGCCGAAGGGCACCTCCGCGATGGTCGCGATCCTCAAGGCCGCGACCGAGGGCGAGGTCGTCTACCTCTACGATCCCACGAACCCGCGCGGCGACGCGCGCTTCCCGTACCGCACGATCCGCTTCCGCAACCCGAGCGACGGCGCGCTCGAGAGCGGGCCCGTCAGCGTCTTCGGCGACGGCCGCTTCGTCGGCGAAGGCCTCGCCGATCCGGTCCCCGCGAAGTCGATCGCGTTCGTGCCGTTCGCGCTCGATCGCCAGATCGCGGTCGACCAGACGACGAGCGAGCGCGACGAGATCACGCGCATCGCGGGGGTGAGCCACGGCGTCTTCAAGACCGACATCAAGCACACGCGGAAGAAGACCTTCGCGTTCACGAACCGGATGGGCGAGCGCGCGACGGTGTACCTCAAGTACGCGGTGACGCCGGGCTACAAGCTCGCGAAGTTCCCGGACACGCGGAGCCCCGCGCCGGGCGCGAGCGACTCGAGCGATCACCTCGCCGACGCGAGCCTCTTCAAGGTGGACCTCGAGCCGAACGGCAGCGCGGAGGTCGAGATCGAGGAGGCGACGGCGTTCCCTCGCAATACCGACATCCGCGCCGCCGGCGCGCTCGAGCTCGTGCGCGCGTACCTCGCGAAGAGCGACGACGCGCTGAAGACGCGCGTCGAGCACCTCAAGGACCTCGGGCTCACGATGGCGAAGACCGAGGACCAGATCACGGTGACGCAGCACTCGATCCGCGAGGAGCAGACGCGGATCGAGGAGCTGAAGAACCAGCTCGCGACGCTGAAGGCGGTGAAGAGCGGCGGCGCGCTGGCGCAGACGCTGGAGAAGAAGCTCGCCGAGCTCACCGCGAAGAACAGCGCGCGCACGGTGGAGGTCGTCGCGCTGCAGGAGAAGCTGATGGTCGCGCAGGTCGAGCTCCAGGCCGCGGTCGCCGACCTCACGTTCGACGGCGATACGAAGAAGGTCGCTTCCGCGCCGTAG
- a CDS encoding S9 family peptidase produces MKVRVLASAVLPVLVACAAAPPPAPPPAPKVAASAVAPPPAPPAVNDEDFAWLEDVNGERSIAFAKTHNALSEGQLTAEPGFKALEERLAAIYLSKDKIPAVHVENGKLRNFWTDKEHPRGVWRETTLAEYKKAAPAWTTLLDVDALNKSEGQSYVYKGAQCLRPLYKRCLVSLSKGGGDATIVRELDTDKKDFVKGGFELPEGKHDLAWKDESTIYVGTDYGPGSLTRAGYARVSKEWKRGTPLSAAKTVFEGKETDNGATCGRTWDHKNRFRDFCTRSIDFERKELHFREGDKLVRVDKPEDADFGVRDDDVFIRVKSDWTPVPGGKTYKNGTLLTTKYDAYRAGKRDFQVLFEPTARSAFAGWTSTRNQVVLTTLNDVRREVTVFKRANEKAPWVGTPMKESAGSIVVQAYDHWTSDDVWIWLEDFTVPSTLSLGSLVTGKREELKKMPSFFEADGLETTQHFATSKDGTKVPYFEVGKKGRAAGATLLEAYGGFGLSQQPGYRASVGAGWLERGGTFVLANIRGGGEYGPEWHHAAMKEKRQNAYDDFIAVAEDLVARGVATKQTLGILGGSNGGLLTSVMLTQRPELFGAVVSRVPLTDMKRYHKLLAGASWMGEYGDPDKPEEWAALARYSPFQNVKREASYPPVLYTTSTKDDRVHPGHARKMVAKLEALGHKPLYYENIEGGHGGAADRTQAAHVDALIYTFLATRLGLEKK; encoded by the coding sequence ATGAAGGTCCGCGTCCTTGCGTCCGCCGTGCTCCCTGTCCTCGTCGCGTGCGCCGCGGCGCCGCCGCCCGCGCCGCCACCGGCGCCGAAGGTGGCGGCCAGCGCCGTCGCGCCGCCGCCTGCTCCGCCGGCGGTGAACGACGAGGACTTCGCGTGGCTCGAGGACGTGAACGGCGAGAGGTCCATCGCCTTCGCGAAGACGCACAACGCACTGTCGGAGGGGCAGCTCACCGCCGAGCCCGGGTTCAAGGCGCTCGAGGAGCGGCTCGCCGCGATCTACCTCTCGAAGGACAAGATCCCCGCCGTCCACGTCGAGAACGGGAAGCTCCGGAACTTCTGGACCGACAAGGAGCATCCGCGCGGCGTGTGGCGCGAGACGACGCTTGCAGAATACAAGAAGGCGGCGCCCGCCTGGACGACGCTCCTCGACGTCGACGCGCTCAACAAGTCCGAGGGCCAGAGCTACGTCTACAAGGGCGCGCAGTGCCTGCGGCCGCTCTACAAGCGGTGCCTCGTCAGCCTCTCGAAGGGCGGCGGCGACGCGACGATCGTGCGCGAGCTCGACACCGACAAGAAGGACTTCGTCAAGGGCGGCTTCGAGCTCCCGGAGGGGAAACACGACCTCGCGTGGAAGGACGAGAGCACGATCTACGTCGGCACCGACTACGGGCCCGGCTCGCTCACGCGCGCCGGCTACGCGCGCGTCAGCAAGGAGTGGAAGCGCGGCACGCCGCTCTCCGCCGCGAAGACCGTCTTCGAGGGGAAAGAGACGGACAACGGCGCCACGTGCGGCCGCACGTGGGACCACAAGAACCGGTTCCGTGACTTCTGCACGCGCTCGATCGACTTCGAGCGCAAGGAGCTCCACTTCCGCGAGGGCGACAAGCTCGTTCGTGTCGACAAACCCGAAGACGCCGATTTCGGCGTTCGCGACGACGACGTGTTCATCCGCGTGAAGAGCGATTGGACGCCGGTGCCCGGCGGCAAGACCTACAAGAACGGGACGCTCCTCACGACCAAGTACGACGCGTACCGCGCCGGGAAGCGCGACTTCCAGGTCCTCTTCGAGCCCACCGCGCGCTCCGCGTTCGCGGGGTGGACGAGCACGAGGAACCAGGTCGTCCTGACGACGCTGAACGACGTCCGGCGCGAGGTCACCGTCTTCAAGCGCGCGAACGAGAAGGCGCCGTGGGTCGGGACGCCGATGAAGGAGAGCGCCGGCTCCATCGTCGTGCAGGCCTACGACCACTGGACGTCGGACGACGTCTGGATCTGGCTCGAGGACTTCACCGTCCCGAGCACCTTGAGCCTCGGCAGCCTCGTCACCGGCAAGCGCGAGGAGCTCAAGAAGATGCCGTCGTTCTTCGAGGCCGACGGCCTCGAGACGACGCAGCACTTCGCGACCTCGAAGGACGGCACGAAGGTCCCGTACTTCGAGGTCGGCAAGAAGGGCCGCGCCGCCGGCGCGACGCTGCTCGAGGCGTACGGCGGCTTCGGCCTCTCGCAGCAGCCGGGGTACCGCGCGTCGGTCGGCGCGGGCTGGCTCGAGCGCGGCGGCACCTTCGTCCTCGCGAACATCCGCGGGGGCGGGGAGTACGGGCCGGAGTGGCACCACGCCGCGATGAAGGAGAAGCGGCAGAACGCGTACGACGACTTCATCGCCGTCGCGGAGGACCTCGTCGCGCGCGGCGTCGCGACGAAGCAGACGCTCGGGATCCTCGGCGGCAGCAACGGCGGCCTCCTCACGAGCGTGATGCTCACGCAGCGGCCGGAGCTGTTCGGCGCGGTCGTGAGCCGCGTGCCGCTCACCGACATGAAGCGCTACCACAAGCTCCTCGCCGGTGCGTCGTGGATGGGCGAGTACGGCGATCCCGACAAGCCGGAGGAGTGGGCCGCGCTCGCGAGGTACTCGCCGTTCCAGAACGTGAAGCGCGAGGCGTCGTACCCGCCGGTCCTCTACACGACCTCGACGAAGGACGACCGCGTCCACCCCGGCCACGCGCGGAAGATGGTGGCGAAGCTCGAGGCGCTCGGCCACAAGCCGCTCTACTACGAGAACATCGAGGGCGGGCACGGCGGGGCGGCCGATCGGACGCAGGCCGCCCACGTCGACGCGCTGATCTACACGTTCCTCGCGACGCGCCTCGGCCTCGAGAAGAAATAG
- the tsf gene encoding translation elongation factor Ts, with protein MAAVTPAMIKELRERTSAGMSDCKNALTEAEGDIEKAVEIILKKGIVKGAARAGKIAAEGEAAAHVSADRKKGVIVEVNCQTDFVARGDEFKGFVKNVVAVATNLAKGKDIGAEKYPGSDKTVEETRVELAGKTGENIVVRRWDVLEAQGDGVVQAYNHNGRVAVLVSVEAPAGKKDDADFKPFIENVAMQIAAMSPLVVDKSQVSAEQIAKQKEIYQAQMKEELDAATARLAELEAATDLKPEELAAEKKAAQAKKGPPEAMWPKVIEGKITKWYSEVTLLGQDNVWDPGAGSIDKVRGELGKKLGGDVKIHAFARFALGEGIEKKSEDLAAEVAKTIGA; from the coding sequence ATGGCTGCTGTTACTCCCGCAATGATCAAGGAGCTCCGCGAGCGTACGTCCGCGGGCATGAGCGACTGCAAGAACGCGCTCACCGAAGCCGAAGGCGACATCGAGAAGGCGGTCGAGATCATCCTCAAGAAGGGCATCGTCAAAGGCGCCGCCCGCGCGGGGAAGATCGCGGCCGAGGGCGAGGCCGCCGCGCACGTCAGCGCCGATCGCAAGAAGGGCGTCATCGTCGAGGTCAACTGCCAGACGGACTTCGTCGCCCGCGGCGACGAGTTCAAGGGCTTCGTGAAGAACGTCGTCGCGGTCGCGACGAACCTCGCGAAGGGCAAGGACATCGGCGCCGAGAAGTACCCGGGCTCCGACAAGACGGTCGAAGAGACGCGCGTCGAGCTCGCGGGCAAGACGGGCGAGAACATCGTCGTCCGCCGCTGGGACGTGCTCGAGGCGCAGGGCGACGGCGTCGTCCAGGCCTACAACCACAACGGTCGCGTCGCCGTGCTCGTCTCGGTCGAGGCGCCGGCGGGCAAGAAGGACGACGCGGACTTCAAGCCGTTCATCGAGAACGTCGCGATGCAGATCGCGGCGATGAGCCCGCTCGTCGTCGACAAGAGCCAGGTCTCCGCCGAGCAGATCGCGAAGCAGAAGGAGATCTACCAGGCGCAGATGAAGGAGGAGCTCGACGCCGCGACCGCGCGTCTCGCCGAGCTCGAGGCCGCGACCGACCTCAAGCCCGAGGAGCTCGCGGCGGAGAAGAAGGCGGCGCAGGCGAAGAAGGGCCCGCCCGAGGCGATGTGGCCGAAGGTCATCGAGGGCAAGATCACCAAGTGGTACTCGGAGGTCACCCTCCTCGGCCAGGACAACGTCTGGGATCCGGGCGCCGGCTCGATCGACAAGGTCCGCGGCGAGCTCGGCAAGAAGCTCGGCGGCGACGTGAAGATCCACGCCTTCGCCCGCTTCGCCCTCGGCGAGGGCATCGAAAAGAAGAGCGAAGACCTCGCCGCCGAAGTCGCGAAGACGATCGGCGCCTGA
- the rpsB gene encoding 30S ribosomal protein S2, translating to MTQQEVPQLKNDFPLPLRSLLDAGVHFGHQTKRWNPKMRPFIYGARNGIHIIDLDQTARLFARAFHFVTETVARGGNILMVGTKRQAQEICQEEAVRSGAFYVINRWLGGTLTNFRTIKQGLDRMRQLERMKEDGTYLQLPKKEVSRLEKERERFEKYVGGLKNMSSLPAAVFIIDPAMETIAVSEAKKLGIPIIAITDTNCDPDLVDYVIPGNDDAIRSIKLITQRIADAVIEGTQRRKEFGGRDAEGGGGGGGRGPQAEVSYGRRRPQEPSAEGGAPAANPEQSN from the coding sequence ATGACCCAGCAAGAAGTCCCGCAGCTCAAGAACGATTTCCCGCTCCCGCTCCGCTCGCTCCTCGACGCGGGCGTGCACTTCGGTCATCAGACCAAGCGCTGGAACCCGAAGATGCGCCCGTTCATCTACGGCGCGCGCAACGGCATCCACATCATCGACCTCGACCAGACGGCGCGCCTCTTCGCGCGCGCGTTCCACTTCGTCACGGAGACGGTCGCGCGCGGCGGCAACATTCTGATGGTCGGCACGAAGCGCCAGGCGCAGGAGATCTGCCAGGAGGAGGCCGTTCGTTCGGGCGCCTTCTACGTCATCAACCGCTGGCTCGGCGGCACGCTCACGAACTTCCGCACGATCAAGCAGGGCCTCGATCGCATGCGCCAGCTCGAGCGCATGAAGGAGGACGGCACGTACCTCCAGCTCCCGAAGAAGGAGGTCTCGCGCCTCGAGAAGGAGCGCGAGCGCTTCGAGAAGTACGTCGGCGGCCTCAAGAACATGAGCTCGCTCCCGGCCGCGGTCTTCATCATCGACCCGGCGATGGAGACGATCGCGGTGTCCGAGGCGAAGAAGCTCGGCATCCCGATCATCGCGATCACGGACACGAACTGCGATCCGGACCTCGTCGACTACGTGATCCCGGGCAACGACGACGCGATCCGCTCGATCAAGCTCATCACGCAGCGCATCGCCGACGCGGTCATCGAAGGCACGCAGCGCCGTAAGGAGTTCGGCGGTCGCGACGCCGAGGGTGGCGGCGGCGGCGGTGGCCGCGGCCCGCAGGCGGAGGTCTCCTATGGCCGCCGCCGTCCGCAGGAGCCGAGCGCCGAGGGCGGCGCGCCGGCGGCGAACCCCGAGCAGAGCAACTGA
- the gatC gene encoding Asp-tRNA(Asn)/Glu-tRNA(Gln) amidotransferase subunit GatC, giving the protein MDLAQIRHVARLAELRLDEKEEEELTAQVGRIVDFFKELDAVDVSNVPPTSHVTAAEQPPLRPDEVVPGVPHDEALAAAPHAAHGGFAVPTFVE; this is encoded by the coding sequence ATGGACCTCGCGCAGATCAGGCACGTCGCGCGGCTCGCGGAGCTGCGGCTCGACGAGAAGGAAGAGGAAGAGCTGACCGCGCAGGTCGGGCGCATCGTCGACTTCTTCAAGGAGCTCGACGCCGTCGACGTCTCGAACGTCCCGCCGACCTCGCACGTGACCGCGGCGGAGCAGCCGCCCCTGCGCCCCGACGAGGTCGTGCCGGGCGTCCCCCATGATGAAGCCCTCGCCGCCGCGCCGCACGCCGCGCACGGCGGGTTCGCCGTCCCGACCTTCGTGGAGTGA